From Vibrio splendidus, a single genomic window includes:
- the coaA gene encoding type I pantothenate kinase, producing MSPFMSFDRAQWSELRNLVPMTLSESDLKELQGINEKLTMEEAVEIYLPLSRLLNLYVAARQNRNSVLHQFLDKKETAPPFIIGIAGSVAVGKSTTARLLKALLSRWENHPKVELVTTDGFLYPNEILEEKGLMSKKGFPESYDIKALVNFVSDVKACKRNVTAPVYSHLTYNITKEVKEVDLPDVLIIEGLNVLQSGMNYPHEPHRVFISDFLDFSLYVDAESAQIQQWYVNRFMKFREGAFAKPGSYFGHYTKLSDLAAKEKAEGIWQSINGLNLEQNILPTRERAHLILRKGTDHMVEEVLLRK from the coding sequence ATGAGCCCATTTATGTCATTTGACCGCGCGCAGTGGTCTGAACTAAGGAATTTAGTTCCAATGACACTTTCTGAGAGCGATTTGAAAGAGCTTCAAGGCATCAATGAAAAGCTGACAATGGAAGAAGCAGTAGAGATTTATCTACCGCTATCGCGCCTATTGAACCTCTATGTGGCCGCTCGACAAAATAGAAACTCAGTGCTCCATCAATTTCTGGATAAGAAAGAAACTGCGCCACCATTCATCATTGGTATTGCTGGCAGTGTAGCAGTAGGGAAAAGTACAACAGCTCGTCTATTGAAAGCTTTGCTATCTCGTTGGGAAAACCACCCTAAAGTTGAACTGGTTACGACAGATGGCTTCTTATATCCAAATGAAATATTGGAAGAAAAAGGATTAATGAGTAAGAAAGGGTTCCCTGAGTCCTATGATATCAAAGCGCTAGTCAATTTTGTTTCAGACGTAAAGGCATGTAAGCGTAATGTGACTGCACCTGTGTACTCTCATCTCACCTACAACATTACCAAGGAAGTAAAAGAGGTCGACTTACCCGATGTGCTCATTATTGAAGGGCTCAACGTTTTACAAAGCGGTATGAATTACCCACATGAGCCTCATAGAGTCTTCATTTCAGACTTCCTCGACTTCTCATTGTATGTCGATGCTGAAAGCGCTCAAATTCAACAATGGTATGTAAATCGTTTTATGAAGTTTCGTGAAGGTGCCTTCGCTAAACCTGGTTCATATTTCGGGCACTACACTAAATTATCAGATCTTGCCGCTAAGGAAAAAGCAGAAGGTATTTGGCAATCAATCAATGGTTTAAACCTAGAGCAGAATATCCTTCCGACCAGAGAAAGGGCTCACCTGATTTTACGCAAAGGCACAGATCATATGGTTGAGGAAGTGTTACTAAGAAAATAA